Genomic window (Juglans microcarpa x Juglans regia isolate MS1-56 chromosome 2S, Jm3101_v1.0, whole genome shotgun sequence):
GTACGTAGCTATGGCCGTCAATCTGTCTCCAAAATTTTGCAAACAGTCTTGGCTTTTTTCGAGGGGTACCATGTAGCAAGCATGTGGCCGGTACCGCGTACTGATCCTCAATACTTCACTGTTCAAGTAAAAGTAGTACTACTGACTCCCTCTGAATTATGTGTACCGTTCCAAGTTGCATCTCAATAATTCTAGGAGAAAAAATTACAGACAAATTGATCCCTTGACAAAACTGGTTGCAGATCATAAATCAGATGATCAAGACACCAAGGTAAAATTACTAGTAACATCGGATCGGAGCTCTAATTTGAAATgatcaagatattttttttttttggcgacTAGTTTCAAGTGAGTTATAATAACCACCTAAGATTGAAAAGAATAACATATTTcccctcttttttattttttaatcttattctcCCATTGAGAAAAATTGTCAGATggtatttaatatataatttgtgcTTTCCACTTATGTCTTATAGTTTTCTAATGCCATAACACGACATGAAAACCTCTCTTACAGGACAAATTGGCGTACTTTTTTTTGACCAGATCCTCGACCCTTGAGAACTCAGATCTGAATTAATGGAAAGTAAGGTAAAGACAAAAAAAGGCACAAAGAAGAAATGGATTTTCATCATCTGGTTGATCACTCGAAAGATTTGAAATGGCTAAGTACTTCACGTACAGTACTTTTCAAACATGTGAAGCATTCGGTTACTTCATTTCAGATATAAAATTTGTGGAAGCAACCATACTAGTAGTACTGCTTTGGCAATGTCATCATTTCTCTGATCTGAAACTCGCTAATGCTAAACAATATTACTTCTTGAGTTAGCTTGAGGATCGAGTTGCTAGCACTGTGTTGTAGAAGATCACTTCTTCATGACTTTCTGATGATGATGACCCGGACTTCTTGACAAACTTAGAACATTGGGGAATCAGAGGGGAAGAATTGACCAAATTAAGAATGCTATTCCAGTAGTTCTTGTTATCTTCACAGTATTCGCTGCCGCTTCCATTGTGATCAGAATCATCTCCTCCATCTGATAAACTGATCTGATCATCGGAGTTGTTAAGCAAAAGATTAGTGAACCCCTCATCTCCCATAACATTTCCGAAATGAATATGTCCAGTACTACCACTTGTCCTGATCAGAGATTCTGGAGTCCATGTTCCTTCCATAGAGATCGACAAGTCATGGAGACTAGATGTAAAAGACAATGAATTCTCTATCCCCTCTTTGTATTCTGCCACATGGGCGGAGTTTTCAAAGGGTTTCCAATTatcttcttcagcttcttcttTGACAGCTCCGGTCTCGGAAGAACCTGAAGTAGAGCCGACAAACTCGATCATAGGCATTGAATTGTCCCCAACTCCATTAGTCTGCGCATTCTCAGAAAATGTAAGTGTTGACGTTGGAGACTCAAGGTCGCTGCCATTAATTGCTGTGACTGCAGGAACACCACCATTGCCTTCTGTTGATTTAGACCAGGCTCCATTCCAGCCTTTTAGTATATCCAGACACCTTGGAGGCATAGGTACTGATCCTGAGTTACCGAGCTGATGTTGTAATGAATGTGAACGTAGCTTTGATTCTCTAACCAGTCTAGCTTCGGCTTCGAGCCGAGCACTCTCCCACTGGGCCATGTGGCTAAGGTTGGCTGCACTCTTGGATTGACCGTCGCCAGAGAGCAATGCATCATTCTTGGGCTTGTGGGTGACAGGGTCTATCCCCATTTTAGCTAACCTTTTCTTAAGATGCGTATTCCAGTAGTTCTTGATCTCATTATCTGTTCTCTTTGGCAAGTGAGTAGCTATGGCCGACCACCTGAGGACACGACAACAAAGGCATAATTAAAACGTACGAACAGACCccaaaaactataataaaaccctagagattaTCAACTACAAGAAGCAATTATCAATATTGCAGCCTGCATCCAAAAACAATAATTCATGAtcagcatataatatagaagaAAGATTCCTCAGTTTCTATGACatgtttgagaaaaaatgaaatcacaatcctttaaaaaaaatatacagatttatttttatttttgtgccaTGAACATAATTTGCATTTAAAGATAACCCACTTAATAAAATTGCGTGCgtccggaaaaaaaaaagaaaaaaaaaaaaaagattgaaattgTAGAAATTAAGCACAGTTCGAATATAGGTTAAAATTAGTGCAGGAGATCTAATTTGTGCAGGTGAGAGGGTAGACCGACTGGTTCAGAAAGTGATCTGAGGGACGTACCATTACATTTAAAGCATGTATACAGTATGAAAAATTCATTCTTCATCCTTACAcgtcataattttttttttcttattaaatatgtaatatatagatgattagtacaaaaatttaataagtttaaaaagaataaataaataaataaataaatatgatgtgtagTACGAAGGAATGATGAGTTTCAAAGTATAATGTATgacataattcaaatattagTGAACTTTGTTAAAAGGAAGGAAGACGAGTACAATGAACATCAATCTTTTTATCTCTGAAGgcgtatatatataaaagaaggaaaagccaGCAGGAGCATGCTCAGATAAATCCGATCATCGGCCATGGAAGTTTCAAGATTAGGACTAGCaggcttaattaattaaagttccAAATTACGACACATTAGGCTCAAGGAGATCGAAGAATAAGCCACTTTGTTTTTTATGGAAAAcaggaaacaaaaataaaaatggaacaaaattttaattaatactcaACAgcaaaatgttatattttacaAGAATCTTGAATACCTGTTCCCCAGGAGGGCATGGAGTTGGATGATAGTTTGTTCTTCTTGCAAACTGAACTTTCCTCTCTTAATATCAGGTCTAAGATAATTAGTCCATCTCAGTCTGCAGCTCTTCCCACACCTCTGAAGGCCTGGAAAAATGTAACACACAAGTCAAAGATCATGAAGTACTAATTAAAACCGATATCTCTTAACAATAATTATTTCCTACAAATAATTAGGTAGCTAGGATCAGTGCAGTTCATCACCAGCTTTTGCCGGCAAGGCACGCCAGCTTCCATGGCCATATTCTTCGATATAAGCTAAGAGCTTTTGATCTTCCTCCGGCGTCCATGGCCCTTTCTTCAAGCCCACCTTGTCACAGCAAGGCGACCGACCCATGTTTGGAAGTGGAATCAGCAAACTAATTAAGGAGGAACTGGTTCTTGCTCTCACTTATATTAAACACATACAACAAGTAGTACTGGACAAGCTTGTCTTCGTAAACTGAGTGGGCAGATCATGAGGAGAAAAGGTCAGAGACAGAATAGAAATGAATCCGACCCATAATATATAAAACCCATCTGCCGAAAGTACCCTTATGCCCAGCCTTAACTTTAATTCAACTAAATTTGGTGGCATATATATTTGGaggagtaatgctagagagaagtcattgtagcagtgcacattttatatttattgcatgactgcttctagttgattgttttCA
Coding sequences:
- the LOC121252635 gene encoding transcription factor MYB106-like, which gives rise to MGRSPCCDKVGLKKGPWTPEEDQKLLAYIEEYGHGSWRALPAKAGLQRCGKSCRLRWTNYLRPDIKRGKFSLQEEQTIIQLHALLGNRWSAIATHLPKRTDNEIKNYWNTHLKKRLAKMGIDPVTHKPKNDALLSGDGQSKSAANLSHMAQWESARLEAEARLVRESKLRSHSLQHQLGNSGSVPMPPRCLDILKGWNGAWSKSTEGNGGVPAVTAINGSDLESPTSTLTFSENAQTNGVGDNSMPMIEFVGSTSGSSETGAVKEEAEEDNWKPFENSAHVAEYKEGIENSLSFTSSLHDLSISMEGTWTPESLIRTSGSTGHIHFGNVMGDEGFTNLLLNNSDDQISLSDGGDDSDHNGSGSEYCEDNKNYWNSILNLVNSSPLIPQCSKFVKKSGSSSSESHEEVIFYNTVLATRSSS